Proteins encoded together in one Bombus pascuorum chromosome 16, iyBomPasc1.1, whole genome shotgun sequence window:
- the LOC132915165 gene encoding nucleoside-triphosphatase THEP1, producing MDTDAALRVSRVLLTGPPGIGKTTLCKKLALMMEEQSYKFDGFYTEEVRGQSGSRIGFDVVLMKNRDEKSTLARIENVINQSQHSKYKVGNYHVFLNDFEATALSVFDSNADILIIDEIGKMELFSQRFHDKIVKLFFGTSKIPFIIATIPQMHKVPQRHLSLFQKLHADKRCKIITVNRQNRDNLPGEIFPLILQGT from the exons ATGGATACCGACGCCGCATTGCGTGTCTCACGCGTACTTCTCACTGGCCCCCCTG GTATAGGAAAAACTACATTATGTAAAAAGTTAGCTTTGATGATGGAGGAACAAAGTTATAAGTTTGATGGATTTTATACTGAAGAAGTTCGAGGTCAAAGTGGTAGCAGGATTGGATTTGATGTTGTGCTAATGAAAAACCGTGACGAAAAATCAACATTGGCACGAATTGA AAATGTGATAAACCAGTCGCAGCACTCTAAATATAAAGTGGGGAATTATCATGTGTTTCTTAATGATTTTGAAGCAACAGCATTGTCTGTCTTCGATTCAAATGCG GACATATTAATCATAgatgaaattggaaaaatggaATTGTTTAGTCAAAGATTTCATGATAAAATAGTGAAGTTATTTTTTGGAACTTCAAAAATACCTTTTATAATTGCGACGATACCTCAAATGCATAAAGTACCGCAGCGGCATTTATCATTGTTCCAAAAGCTTCATGCAGataaaagatgtaaaattataactgTGAATCGTCAAAATCGAGATAATTTACCAGGAGAAATTTTTCCGCTCATTTTACAAGGTACATAA
- the LOC132915164 gene encoding isopentenyl-diphosphate Delta-isomerase 1, which translates to MAQVVRTLRAAIRSLTSPMRSFGSAQPLQEAALEERCILVDESDKPLGNATKRDCHIVNSDGQVLLHRAFSVFLFNGKGELLLQKRSPNKITFPNRYTNTCCSHPLFEIPEETEEHEALGIRRAARRRLNFELGIPLSEILLSDFLYLTRIHYQDVEGIWGEHEIDYVLFIQKDNVTLDPNPDEISEIRWVSKSEIKDIEKNLSPLSPWFKLILKHKLSSWWDNLHSLEKMQDHKTIQRFL; encoded by the exons ATGGCTCAAGTGGTTAGAACATTGCGTGCTGCTATACGAAGTTTAACATCACCAATGAGGAGTTTCGGTAGTGCCCAACCTTTGCAGGAAGCTGCTTTAGAGGAACGTTGTATTCTTGTTGATGAGTCGGACAAGCCTCTTGGTAATGCTACAAAAAGAGACTGTCACATTGTTAATTCTGATGGACAAGTTCTACTTCATAGAGCATTTAGTGTCTTTTTATTCAATGGTAAAGGAGAACTATTACTTCAAAAAAGGTCTCCCAATAAG ataacATTCCCAAACCGTTATACAAATACATGCTGTAGTCATCCATTATTTGAAATTCCCGAAGAAACTGAAGAACACGAGGCACTAGGAATTCGTAGAGCAGCAAGAAGAAGACTGAATTTTGAATTAGGAATTCCTTTGTCAGAAATTTTGTTATCAGATTTTTTGTACTTGACAAGAATTCATTATCAAGATGTGGAAGGTATATGGGGTGAACATGAAATAGATTATGtgctatttatacaaaaagatAATGTAACATTGGACCCAAATCCAGATGAAATCAGTGAAATTCGTTGGGTATCAAAATCAGAAATCAAAGATATCGAGAAAAATCTTAGTCCATTGAGTCCCTggtttaaattaattcttaagCATAAATTGTCATCGTGGTGGGATAATCTACATTCATTAGAAAAAATGCAAGATCATAAAACAATACAAAGATTTTTATAA
- the LOC132915286 gene encoding arylsulfatase I-like, which produces MSSSILNCIVSMSVIIASGCLFYFYVVLAQQEAQGQQRPNIIVIMADDLGWNDVSFHGADQIPTPNIDALAYNGVILQRHYVLPICTPSRTAFLTGRYPIRTGMQGYPLKAGEERAIPLSNTLLPEYLRKLGYATHLVGKWHVGYYSDYHTPAHRGFDTFLGYYNGYVTYFNHTIEQNLHVGYDLHYDVAGNLSVKYSHEYMTDLITERAEDIIFKHNQSKPLYLQLSHIAAHSSDAEEKMEVRDEEETNATLGYIEDFNRRKLAGVVTAMDESVGRVVQALRHANMLENSIIVFMSDNGAQTVGLLENYGSNYPLRGLKFTLFEGGVRGAACVYSPAIKNPSRISNQLIHVTDWLPTFYSAAGGNLEDLEENLDGVDQWATIVSEKKTRRKNVLLNIDEKEALSGALMGRYKLINGAKLMYGDYYGDSGTSESYPEYNVSKVLHSAAGLALASVSNATFNSERIIELRRAATVVCDNFTSYPRCLDRCLFDVYNDPCETTDVSREHPEVVNELNRFIAGYFTVLRNQMSGLVDPRSYPEHFNGTWMPWIKLPDDEIRLLSGR; this is translated from the exons ATGTCAAGTTCTATCCTTAACTGCATAGTGTCAATGTCTGTGATTATTGCCTCAGGATGCTTGTTCTACTTCTACGTCGTACTGGCGCAACAGGAAGCGCAGGGCCAGCAGCGGCCAAATATTATAGTTATCATGGCGGATGACCTT GGCTGGAACGACGTGAGTTTTCACGGTGCCGATCAAATACCTACGCCGAATATAGACGCCCTGGCATACAATGGCGTGATATTGCAACGACATTACGTTTTGCCGATTTGTACACCGTCGAGGACAGCCTTTCTTACCGGGCGTTATCCTATTCGGACAG GAATGCAAGGTTACCCGCTAAAGGCAGGTGAAGAACGCGCGATACCTTTGAGCAATACGCTCCTACCAGAATACCTACGGAAATTGGGATACGCCACGCATCTTGTAGGAAAGTGGCACGTTGGCTATTATAGCGATTATCATACACCGGCCCATCGTGGTTTCGACACCTTCTTGGGATATTACAATGGTTACGTCACATACTTCAACCACACCATCGAGCAAAAC CTCCACGTTGGATATGATCTACATTACGACGTCGCGGGAAACTTATCCGTCAAGTACAGCCACGAATATATGACAGACCTTATAACGGAAAGGGCGGAAGATATAATCTTCAAACACAATCAGAGCAAACCTCTGTACCTTCAGTTATCCCATATTGCCGCTCATTCTAGCGACGCTGAGGAGAAGATGGAAGTCCGcgatgaagaagaaacgaacgcCACGTTAGGCTACATCGAAGACTTTAATAGAAGGAAATTGGCAG GCGTGGTTACCGCCATGGATGAATCTGTCGGTAGAGTTGTCCAGGCGTTGAGGCACGCTAACATGCTGGAAAACTCGATTATCGTTTTTATGTCTGATAACGGTGCACAGACTGTGGGTCTTTTGGAGAATTATGGATCAAACTATCCTCTGCGTGGG CTGAAGTTCACGCTCTTCGAGGGCGGAGTTCGTGGAGCAGCGTGCGTTTATTCGCCAGCGATAAAAAATCCGTCCAGAATTTCAAACCAATTGATTCACGTGACCGATTGGCTACCAACATTCTACTCAGCTGCCGGCGGTAATTTGGAAGATCTGGAGGAAAATCTCGACGGTGTGGATCAATGGGCCACTATCGTTTCTGAAAAAAAGACTAGGCGTAAGAACGTATTATTGAACATCGACGAGAAGGAGGCTCTCTCTGGAGCTCTAATGGGAAGATACAAATTGATCAATG GAGCGAAGCTTATGTACGGCGATTACTACGGCGACAGCGGCACGAGCGAATCGTACCCAGAGTACAACGTATCAAAGGTTTTGCATTCAGCAGCCGGTTTGGCTCTTGCCAGCGTTTCGAATGCGACGTTCAACAGCGAGCGTATAATCGAACTTCGACGAGCGGCCACGGTTGTTTGCGATAATTTTACAAGTTATCCTAGGTGCCTGGACAGATGCTTGTTCGACGTCTACAACGATCCTTGCGAAACTACGGACGTGTCGCGCGAACATCCAGAG GTTGTCAACGAGTTAAATCGCTTCATCGCTGGATACTTCACAGTTCTAAGGAATCAAATGTCCGGTCTAGTGGATCCACGTTCTTATCCCGAGCACTTCAATGGAACCTGGATGCCCTGGATAAAATTACCCGACGATGAAATTCGACTTCTTAGCGGTCGATAA
- the LOC132915285 gene encoding arylsulfatase B-like: protein MRRFSIIWISTSLLPLILFIDCAFGLYETSPHIIVFIADDLGWNDVSFHGSNQIATPNIDALGYNGIILNRHYVLPSSTSSRTAFFTGQYPIRIGMQGADIRGGEPRGLPLDIKILPEYLRGLGYTTKLIGKWHIGYYTPQYTPLHRGFDTFLGFYNSYISYYDYIYSNQNMSGYDMHRGDDPAYGMNREYATDMFTREAISIIENHEINRPLYLQLSHLAVHAPLEQPPNVYNDREPIHIREPNRRKYAKMVSKLDESVGRIFHALGEKGMLKDSLILFLTDNGAASVGRYRNYGSNYPLRGTKYTLYEGGVRGVAALWSSRLQKAARVSNELVHITDWLPTLYSAAGGDLKDLGKIDGIDQWRLLSEGRGHGRDKLLLNINEVSKTEGAIYSRFKLLRGTIENGYYDGYYGDSGKTLETLPTYTDIVMKSTVSESLTYHLGDPVTQPSTMVRLRQDATVQCNANFTYYRRQMLTSCNVTECLFDIVNDPCETRNIAETYVRIARDLNYYLEQYSHILVRQTRKPIDWSADPRNRNNTWGPWVKSEATPCNAAAVLGNLVYNIHILAILVSILLSSFI, encoded by the exons ATGCGTCGGTTTTCCATCATTTGGATAAGTACGTCTTTGCTGCCCCTAATATTGTTCATCGATTGTGCATTCGGCCTGTATGAAACGTCGCCTCATATTATTGTGTTTATAGCTGACGATTTG GGATGGAATGACGTTAGTTTTCATGGATCGAATCAGATAGCGACTCCTAACATCGATGCACTCGGGTACAATGGGATTATACTAAACAGACACTATGTACTACCGTCAAGCACGTCATCCAGGACAGCTTTTTTCACTGGACAGTATCCAATCCGTATCG GGATGCAAGGAGCTGACATTCGCGGTGGCGAACCACGTGGCCTGCCACTCGACATCAAAATTTTACCAGAGTATTTACGAGGTTTAGGATATACCAcgaaattaattggaaaatggCATATCGGTTACTATACACCTCAGTACACGCCATTGCACAGAGGCTTCGATACGTTCCTCGGTTTTTACAACAGCTATATTTCTTACTACGATTACATCTATTCGAATCAG AACATGAGCGGATACGATATGCATCGCGGAGACGATCCAGCTTACGGGATGAATCGCGAATACGCGACAGATATGTTCACCCGTGAAGCGATCAGCATCATCGAGAATCACGAAATTAATAGGCCTCTTTATCTCCAGTTATCGCATCTTGCTGTTCACGCACCTTTAGAACAACCACCGAACGTGTACAACGATAGAGAACCTATACACATTCGCGAGCCGAATCGTCGCaaatacgcta AAATGGTGTCGAAGTTGGACGAATCGGTTGGGCGCATATTTCACGCGCTAGGCGAGAAAGGAATGTTGAAGGACTCCTTGATTCTGTTTCTCACCGATAACGGAGCAGCTTCGGTCGGTAGATACAGGAACTACGGCTCCAACTATCCCTTAAGAGGG ACAAAATACACGTTATACGAAGGAGGCGTGAGAGGAGTCGCGGCATTGTGGTCGTCCAGACTGCAGAAAGCAGCCCGTGTATCCAATGAATTGGTACACATAACGGATTGGTTGCCAACATTATACTCTGCGGCTGGCGGAGATCTGAAGGATCTAGGCAAGATCGACGGGATCGATCAATGGCGTCTACTCAGCGAAGGACGTGGACATGGCAGAGATAAACTTTTGTTGAATATCAACGAAGTTTCAAAAACTGAGGGAGCGATCTATAGTCGATTTAAATTGTTGAGAG GTACCATCGAAAATGGTTATTACGACGGGTACTATGGCGACTCTGGAAAAACGTTAGAGACGCTGCCTACGTACACGGACATCGTGATGAAAAGTACCGTCTCTGAAAGCCTCACTTATCATTTGGGTGACCCGGTGACACAACCGAGTACAATGGTACGATTACGGCAAGATGCAACGGTTCAGTGTAATGCAAATTTCACGTATTACCGCAGACAGATGCTCACTTCTTGCAACGTCACGGAATGTTTATTCGATATTGTGAACGATCCATGCGAAACAAGGAACATAGCGGAAACGTATGTCAGG ATCGCCAGAGACTTGAACTATTATCTGGAACAGTATAGCCACATTTTGGTGAGGCAGACGAGAAAACCGATCGATTGGTCGGCAGATCCGAGAAATAGAAACAACACGTGGGGACCGTGGGTGAAATCAGAGGCTACGCCGTGCAACGCTGCAGCTGTACTTGGCAACTTAGTCTACAACATCCACATATTGGCTATTTTGGTTTCGATATTGCTGAGCAGTTTTATATGA
- the LOC132915162 gene encoding serine/threonine-protein phosphatase 5, whose translation MSENAEITGVISPEDAAKAEKFKEEANEYFKNQDYTKAIEFYTKAIEVNPTVAVYYGNRSFAYLKTECFGYALTDASKAIDLDKNYVKGYYRRAAAHMSLGKFKLALKDYKTVTKARPNDKDAKIKYTECSKTLKMLAFEKAISVEENKKNIADMINLEAMAIEDEYTGPKLEDEKVTLQFMQDLLEWYKKQNKLHRKYAYKILLDIKAWFMAQPSLVDVTIPEDSKFTICGDIHGQFYDLLNIFELNGLPSETNPYLFNGDFVDRGSFSVECIFTLFGFKLLYPNHFFMSRGNHESATMNQMYGFDGEVKAKYSAQMAELFTEVYNWLPLAHCLNSRILVMHGGLFSRDDVTLKEIREIDRNRQPPEEGLMCELLWSDPQPQAGRAPSKRGVGVQFGPDVTQNFLAMNNLDYIIRSHEVKNDGYEVGHFGKCITVFSAPNYCDTMGNRGAFITLNGKDMEPHFTSYEGVAHPNVRPMAYANSLLKFMC comes from the exons ATGAGCGAGAACGCAGAAATTACGGGAGTAATATCGCCAGAAGATGCGGCCAAAGcggaaaaatttaaagaagaagcaaatgaatattttaaaa aTCAAGACTATACCAAAGCTATAGAATTCTATACTAAAGCTATAGAAGTAAATCCTACAGTGGCAGTTTATTATGGAAATAGAAGTTTTGCTTATCTAAAAACAGAATGTTTTGGATATGCACTTACAGATGCATCAAAAGCTATTgatttagataaaaattacgtaaaaggATATTATCGTAGAGCTGCAGCTCATATGTCACTTGGCAAGTTCAAACTAGCTCTTAAGGATTATAAAACTGTTACTAAAGCAAGACCAAATGATAAAGATGCAAAGATTAAATACACAGAATGTtctaaaacattaaaaatgttaGCCTTTGAAAAAGCAATCTCagtggaagaaaataaaaaaaatatagcagATATGATTAATTTAGAAGCAATGG cTATCGAAGATGAATATACCGGGCCTAAACTTGAAGATGAAAAAGTTACGTTGCAATTTATGCAAGATTTATTAGAATGgtataagaaacaaaataaattacaccGTAAATATgcttataaaattcttttagatATAAAAGCATGGTTTATGGCACAACCAAGCTTAGTTGACGTTACAATTCCTGAAGATAGTAAATTTACTATCTGTGGAGATATACATGGACAGTTCTATGATTTacttaatatatttgaattaaatgGATTACCATCAGAAACTAATCCATAT TTATTCAATGGAGATTTTGTAGATAGAGGCTCCTTCTCTGTAGAATGTATATTTACCCTATTtggatttaaattattatatccaaACCACTTTTTTATGTCTAGAG gTAACCATGAATCTGCTACAATGAATCAAATGTATGGATTTGATGGTGAGGTTAAAGCAAAATATTCTGCTCAAATGGCCGAGTTATTTACAGAGGTTTACAATTGGCTCCCTCTTGCTCATTGTCTTAATAGTAGAATACTT GTAATGCATGGTGGTCTATTTTCAAGAGACGATGTTAcgttaaaagaaattcgagaAATTGATAGGAATAGACAACCACCAGAAGAAGGACTAATGTGCGAATTATTATGGTCAGATCCACAACCACAAGCTGGAAGAGCACCCAGTAAAAGAGGAGTTGGTGTACAGTTTGGTCCTGATGTTACACAAAATTTCCTTGCCATGAACAATCTTGATTACATTATAAGAAGTCACGAAGTGAAAAATGATGGATATGAAGTTGGTCACTTTGGAAAATGTATTACTGTATTTTCTGCTCCAAATTATTG tGATACTATGGGTAACAGAGGCGCTTTTATCACACTTAATGGTAAAGATATGGAACCCCATTTCACATCATATGAAGGAGTG GCTCATCCAAATGTAAGGCCAATGGCATATGCTAATTCTCTACTAAAATTCATGTGCTAG